A window from Thiomonas sp. FB-Cd encodes these proteins:
- the thrC gene encoding threonine synthase: MHYLSTRGESAQRSFDEILLEGLAPDGGLYLPAHYPRLGSDELRRLQAMPYADLAFEILRPYTHPLDAATLRALVHATYTAQAFGSADIVRIKPIDAHISLLGVSEGPTLAFKDMAMQLLGRLFEHALAQSGHELNILGATSGDTGSAAEYAMRGRRGIRVFMLSPFGKMSAFQTAQMYSLNDANIHNIAVQDVFDTCQDMVKAVSGDLDFKRRHHIGTINSINWARVVAQVVYYFAGYLRTVQRIGEPVSFAVPSGNFGNILAAHVAKQMGLPIHKLVLATNENNVLDEFFRTGVYRPRSPAQTHHTSSPSMDISKASNFERYVFDLLGRDAARTRALFTRDLGEKGYFDLSQDPAFARMQAEIVSGSSDHALRLKTIRAVWDHSGVMIDPHTADGVAVARDHLEHDVPMLVVETALPAKFSDTIQEAIGQTPPRPPATQDLEQRPQRFVVMPADVEALKDYIAEHTMGHG; this comes from the coding sequence ATGCACTACCTCAGCACACGCGGCGAGTCCGCGCAACGCAGCTTCGATGAGATTCTGCTCGAGGGCCTGGCGCCCGATGGCGGCCTATATCTGCCCGCGCATTACCCGCGATTGGGGAGCGACGAGCTGCGGCGCCTTCAGGCCATGCCCTACGCGGATCTCGCATTCGAGATCCTGAGGCCCTATACGCATCCCCTGGATGCCGCCACCCTGCGCGCCCTTGTGCATGCAACGTACACGGCGCAGGCGTTTGGCAGCGCCGATATCGTGCGCATCAAGCCGATCGATGCGCACATCAGCTTGCTTGGCGTGTCCGAGGGACCGACGCTGGCGTTCAAGGACATGGCCATGCAACTGCTCGGGCGGCTGTTCGAACACGCATTGGCACAAAGCGGACATGAGCTCAACATTCTGGGCGCGACCTCGGGTGACACCGGCAGTGCTGCCGAATATGCCATGCGTGGGCGCCGTGGGATCCGGGTATTCATGCTCTCGCCATTTGGCAAGATGAGCGCATTCCAGACCGCGCAGATGTACAGCCTGAACGACGCCAATATTCACAACATTGCCGTGCAGGATGTGTTCGACACCTGCCAGGACATGGTCAAGGCCGTGTCGGGGGACCTGGACTTCAAGCGCCGTCATCACATCGGCACCATCAACTCGATCAACTGGGCGCGAGTCGTCGCCCAGGTGGTGTACTACTTTGCCGGCTACCTGCGCACAGTGCAGCGCATCGGCGAGCCGGTGAGCTTTGCCGTGCCGTCGGGAAATTTCGGGAATATCCTGGCAGCGCACGTGGCGAAGCAAATGGGGCTACCCATTCACAAGCTGGTGCTGGCGACGAACGAGAACAACGTGCTCGACGAGTTCTTCCGCACGGGCGTGTACCGCCCGCGCAGCCCGGCGCAGACCCACCACACGTCCAGCCCGTCGATGGACATTTCCAAAGCGTCCAACTTCGAGCGCTATGTGTTCGACCTGCTGGGGCGCGACGCCGCGCGCACGCGCGCCTTGTTCACCCGGGATCTGGGCGAAAAAGGCTACTTCGACCTGTCGCAGGACCCCGCGTTTGCGCGCATGCAGGCCGAGATTGTTTCCGGAAGCAGCGACCACGCCTTGCGGCTGAAAACGATCCGTGCGGTCTGGGATCACAGCGGGGTGATGATTGATCCGCACACGGCCGATGGCGTGGCCGTGGCACGCGACCATCTGGAACACGACGTGCCGATGCTGGTGGTGGAAACCGCATTGCCGGCCAAGTTCTCCGACACCATCCAGGAGGCCATCGGCCAGACGCCGCCGCGTCCGCCAGCCACGCAGGATCTGGAGCAAAGACCCCAGCGCTTCGTCGTGATGCCTGCGGATGTGGAAGCGCTCAAGGACTACATCGCCGAACACACCATGGGCCATGGCTGA
- a CDS encoding homoserine dehydrogenase: MNPIRIALLGAGTVASGVVKVLERNQEELRRRAGRGMEVVAVAARDPEKARKALGNRSPITQDFMALATRPDIDIVVELMGGIEPARQLVLAAIAAGKHVVTANKALLALHGNAIFAAAQEHGVMVAFEAAVAGGIPIIKALREGLAANRIEWVAGIINGTTNFILSEMRSKGLDFDTVLREAQRLGYAEADPTFDIEGIDAAHKITLLCAIAFGVPVQFDKVYIEGITKLQGADIRYAEQLGYRIKLLGITRRTPAGIELRVHPTLIPATRLLANVEGAMNAVVVQGDAVGATLYYGKGAGAEPTASSVIADLVDVTRLHTADPEHRVPHLAFQPGALADTPILPMDSIHTAYYLRIHVRDEAGVLAEITHILAENQMSIDALLQRPSGENDQHTDVILLTHETEESRMNNAQDRIQALDSVLAPIVRLRKEELR, translated from the coding sequence ATGAATCCCATACGAATCGCCCTGCTGGGCGCTGGCACGGTTGCTTCGGGCGTCGTCAAGGTGCTCGAGCGCAATCAGGAGGAACTGCGCCGTCGCGCCGGACGCGGCATGGAGGTGGTGGCCGTAGCTGCGCGCGATCCCGAGAAGGCACGTAAGGCCCTGGGCAACCGCTCGCCCATTACGCAGGATTTCATGGCCCTGGCCACGCGCCCCGACATCGACATCGTGGTTGAGCTGATGGGTGGCATCGAGCCGGCGCGTCAGCTCGTGCTTGCTGCGATCGCCGCGGGCAAACATGTGGTCACCGCGAACAAGGCCTTGCTTGCGCTGCACGGCAACGCCATCTTTGCTGCTGCCCAGGAACATGGCGTGATGGTCGCGTTCGAAGCCGCAGTGGCCGGTGGCATTCCGATCATCAAGGCCTTGCGCGAGGGCCTGGCTGCGAATCGCATCGAGTGGGTGGCCGGCATCATCAATGGCACAACCAACTTCATCCTGTCGGAGATGCGCAGCAAGGGCCTGGATTTCGACACCGTGTTGCGCGAGGCGCAGCGTCTGGGCTATGCCGAGGCCGACCCGACCTTTGATATCGAGGGCATCGACGCGGCGCACAAGATCACGCTCCTGTGCGCCATTGCCTTCGGTGTGCCGGTCCAGTTTGACAAGGTCTATATCGAGGGCATCACCAAGCTGCAGGGCGCCGATATCCGCTACGCGGAGCAGCTGGGCTATCGCATCAAGTTGCTGGGCATCACACGCCGCACGCCTGCAGGCATCGAGCTGCGTGTGCACCCCACGCTGATCCCGGCCACGCGCTTGCTGGCCAACGTGGAAGGGGCGATGAACGCCGTCGTGGTACAAGGCGACGCGGTAGGCGCCACGCTGTACTACGGCAAGGGCGCGGGTGCCGAGCCCACTGCGTCGAGTGTCATTGCCGATCTGGTCGATGTCACGCGCCTCCACACCGCAGACCCGGAGCACCGCGTTCCGCATCTTGCGTTTCAGCCTGGTGCCTTGGCCGATACGCCCATTTTGCCCATGGACAGCATCCACACAGCCTACTACCTTCGGATCCACGTCCGCGATGAGGCGGGCGTGCTGGCGGAGATCACCCATATTTTGGCCGAGAACCAAATGTCCATCGATGCGCTGCTGCAGCGCCCCTCGGGCGAGAACGACCAGCACACCGACGTGATCTTGCTCACGCACGAAACCGAGGAGTCCCGCATGAACAACGCCCAGGACCGCATCCAGGCCTTGGATAGTGTGCTGGCGCCCATCGTGCGCCTGCGCAAGGAGGAGTTGCGCTGA
- a CDS encoding pyridoxal phosphate-dependent aminotransferase codes for MREFRKSNKLADVCYDIRGPVLDKARQMEEDGQRIIKLNIGNLAVFGFDPPDEIVQDMIRNLPQAAGYTDSKGLFAPRKAIVHYTQEKGIAGVSIDDVFIGNGASELINMSMNALLNDGDEVLIPAPDYPLYTAAVSLSGGRPVHYICDEQSDWYPDIADIRKKITPNTKALVVINPNNPTGALYPPELLLELVEVARQHDLIIFADEIYDKTLYDGNTHTSIASLADDVLFITFNGLSKNYRSCGYRSGWMVVSGHKRHARDYIEGLSMLASMRLCANTPGQLAIQTALGGYQSIKDLVAPHGRLTKQRDLAYDLLTQIPGLSVVKPKAALYMFPRLDPKFYPITDDQQFAYDLLAEEKVLIVQGTGFNWPKPDHFRLVFLPNADDLTEAIGRIARFLDHQRKRVLVAA; via the coding sequence GTGCGGGAATTTCGGAAATCGAACAAATTGGCCGATGTCTGTTATGACATCCGCGGGCCTGTGCTGGATAAAGCGCGGCAGATGGAGGAAGACGGCCAGCGGATCATCAAACTCAATATTGGCAATCTGGCCGTGTTTGGGTTCGATCCACCCGACGAGATCGTGCAAGACATGATCCGCAATCTGCCGCAAGCCGCCGGCTACACCGACTCCAAGGGCCTCTTTGCTCCGCGCAAGGCCATCGTGCATTACACGCAGGAAAAGGGCATTGCTGGCGTGAGCATTGACGACGTGTTCATTGGCAACGGCGCCTCCGAGCTCATCAACATGAGCATGAATGCCCTGCTCAATGACGGGGACGAAGTGCTGATTCCCGCACCCGACTACCCGCTGTACACCGCAGCCGTCTCACTCTCGGGCGGGCGGCCTGTGCATTACATCTGTGACGAACAATCGGACTGGTACCCCGACATCGCCGACATCCGCAAAAAGATCACGCCCAACACCAAGGCGCTGGTGGTCATCAACCCCAACAACCCTACCGGCGCCCTCTACCCGCCCGAGCTGCTGCTCGAACTGGTGGAGGTCGCGCGCCAGCACGATCTCATCATCTTCGCCGACGAAATCTACGACAAGACCCTGTACGACGGCAATACGCACACGAGCATTGCGTCACTGGCCGATGACGTGCTGTTCATCACCTTCAACGGCCTGTCCAAGAACTACCGCTCTTGCGGTTATCGCTCGGGGTGGATGGTGGTCTCAGGACACAAGCGCCACGCACGCGACTACATCGAGGGCTTGTCCATGCTGGCTTCGATGCGCCTTTGTGCCAACACACCCGGTCAGCTCGCCATCCAGACCGCGCTTGGCGGCTACCAAAGCATCAAGGATCTTGTGGCGCCGCATGGGCGTTTGACCAAACAGCGCGATTTGGCCTATGACTTGCTGACCCAAATTCCCGGCCTGAGCGTGGTCAAGCCCAAGGCCGCGCTGTACATGTTTCCCCGGTTGGATCCGAAGTTCTACCCCATCACCGACGACCAGCAGTTCGCCTATGACTTGCTGGCGGAGGAAAAGGTCCTGATTGTGCAAGGCACAGGCTTCAACTGGCCGAAGCCGGACCACTTCCGTCTGGTCTTCTTGCCCAATGCCGACGATTTGACCGAGGCCATTGGACGCATCGCCCGCTTTCTCGACCATCAGCGCAAACGCGTCTTGGTGGCGGCCTGA
- a CDS encoding Mth938-like domain-containing protein, giving the protein MKLQPDSNQALFTISAQGPGFVEVNRVRYLQGVCLASDTAPEPWGCDGFGALTAADFERLLALQPEIVIIGTGHRQRFPHPSLLQALISQGVGFESMNTAAACRTYNILAGEGRRVVAALVVDPRDATVNADL; this is encoded by the coding sequence ATGAAGCTCCAACCCGACTCCAACCAGGCCCTGTTCACCATCTCTGCGCAGGGGCCCGGTTTCGTGGAAGTCAACCGGGTGCGCTATCTCCAGGGGGTCTGTCTGGCATCGGACACGGCACCGGAGCCCTGGGGCTGCGACGGATTCGGCGCCCTCACCGCGGCCGATTTCGAACGTCTGCTCGCGCTGCAACCCGAAATCGTCATCATTGGCACAGGCCACCGTCAACGTTTTCCCCATCCATCGCTGTTGCAGGCGCTCATATCGCAGGGTGTGGGCTTTGAATCGATGAACACGGCTGCCGCGTGTCGCACCTACAACATTCTTGCAGGTGAAGGCCGGCGGGTGGTCGCTGCCCTGGTTGTTGACCCCCGAGATGCCACCGTCAACGCGGATTTGTAA
- a CDS encoding peroxiredoxin encodes MALVLNKVVPDFEATATSEIKFSPKNYLGKKLILYFYPKDLTPGCTTEAMQFRDLYAEFEKAGAVIFGVSRDNLVSHDRFRAHLELPFDLIADTEEKLCHMFGVVKNKIMYGKKVKGIERSTFLVDADGVLRQEWRGVKVAGHVEDVLEAVRTL; translated from the coding sequence ATGGCTTTGGTGCTTAATAAGGTTGTTCCGGATTTCGAGGCTACGGCCACGAGCGAAATCAAATTCAGCCCGAAAAATTATCTGGGTAAGAAACTCATTCTGTACTTCTACCCCAAGGATCTGACCCCGGGATGCACGACAGAAGCCATGCAGTTTCGAGACCTCTACGCAGAGTTTGAGAAGGCGGGTGCGGTCATTTTCGGTGTGTCGCGGGACAATCTCGTGTCGCACGACCGTTTCCGGGCCCATCTCGAGCTGCCCTTCGACCTCATTGCGGATACGGAAGAAAAGCTTTGCCACATGTTTGGTGTGGTAAAAAACAAGATCATGTACGGTAAGAAGGTCAAGGGGATCGAGCGCAGCACGTTCCTGGTCGATGCCGACGGCGTGTTGCGTCAGGAGTGGCGCGGCGTGAAGGTCGCCGGCCATGTGGAAGACGTGCTCGAAGCCGTTCGCACGCTTTGA
- the dnaB gene encoding replicative DNA helicase yields the protein MSALMDPVIEGLRTPPHSAEAEQSVLGGLLLDNQAFDRIADILHVNFFYRHEHRLIYQAISDLIQGTKPADVITVLEALQLHGQAEACGGLVYLNALAQSVPSAANIRRYAEIVRERAILRNLVTVSDEIAQSALSPQGRAVQQILDEAESRIFAISEDGARGKAGFQPMKQLLGELLVRVEELSEHGGSEITGVATGFADLDRMTAGMQAGDLVIIAGRPSMGKTSFAINIAEHVAVNEQLPVAVFSMEMGASQLVLRIVGSLGRIDQSHLRTGQLTEDEWSRLPETIERLDDVQIHIDESPALNPLEVRARSRRLARQCGKLGLIVVDYLQLMSSSRDGENRATEISEISRSLKALAKELQCPVIALSQLNRDLEKRTDRRPVMSDLRESGAIEQDADVILFIYRDEVYNKDSKDQGVAEIIIGKQRNGPIGTVNLAFLRQLTRFENLAREF from the coding sequence ATGTCTGCTTTGATGGATCCTGTAATCGAGGGTTTGCGCACCCCGCCGCACTCTGCGGAGGCAGAGCAATCGGTACTCGGCGGTCTGCTGCTCGACAACCAGGCGTTTGATCGCATCGCTGACATCCTGCATGTCAATTTCTTCTACCGGCACGAACACCGCCTGATCTATCAGGCCATCAGCGACCTCATCCAGGGCACCAAGCCGGCCGACGTCATCACGGTGCTCGAGGCTTTGCAGCTGCACGGGCAGGCTGAAGCCTGTGGCGGACTGGTCTATCTGAATGCGTTGGCCCAGAGTGTGCCCAGCGCTGCCAACATCCGGCGGTACGCCGAAATCGTCCGCGAGCGTGCCATTTTGCGCAACCTTGTGACGGTCAGCGACGAAATTGCGCAAAGTGCCCTCAGTCCCCAGGGCAGGGCTGTGCAGCAAATCCTGGACGAGGCCGAGTCCCGCATCTTCGCCATTTCCGAGGATGGCGCGCGCGGGAAGGCGGGCTTTCAACCCATGAAGCAGCTGCTGGGTGAGTTGCTTGTACGCGTCGAAGAACTTTCCGAGCACGGCGGCTCCGAGATCACCGGAGTGGCTACCGGCTTTGCCGACCTTGACCGCATGACCGCCGGCATGCAGGCGGGGGATCTGGTCATCATCGCAGGGCGCCCATCAATGGGCAAGACGTCCTTTGCGATCAACATCGCCGAGCATGTGGCCGTAAACGAGCAGCTGCCGGTGGCTGTATTCAGTATGGAAATGGGGGCCTCGCAGCTCGTGCTCCGAATCGTGGGGTCGCTGGGGCGCATCGATCAGTCGCATCTGCGCACGGGCCAACTCACCGAGGATGAGTGGTCGCGCCTTCCCGAGACCATCGAGCGGCTCGATGACGTGCAAATTCATATTGACGAATCGCCCGCGCTCAACCCGCTTGAGGTACGAGCACGCTCGCGGCGTTTGGCACGTCAGTGTGGCAAGCTTGGCCTGATCGTGGTGGATTACCTTCAGCTCATGAGCTCATCGCGCGACGGCGAGAACCGGGCCACGGAAATCTCCGAAATCTCGCGCTCGCTCAAAGCGCTGGCCAAGGAACTGCAGTGTCCCGTCATCGCCCTGTCACAGCTCAACCGGGACCTGGAAAAACGCACCGACCGTCGTCCGGTGATGAGTGATCTACGGGAGTCGGGAGCCATCGAACAGGACGCCGACGTCATCCTGTTCATCTACCGCGACGAGGTCTACAACAAGGACTCCAAAGACCAGGGCGTGGCGGAAATCATCATCGGCAAGCAGCGGAACGGGCCCATTGGCACCGTCAATCTGGCTTTCCTGCGTCAGCTCACCCGCTTCGAGAATCTGGCGCGCGAGTTCTGA
- the rplI gene encoding 50S ribosomal protein L9, whose translation MQVILLEKVANLGNLGDVVKVKDGYGRNYLIPQRKARTATAQAMREFELKRAELEKLAAEKLAAAQAMALKMEGLTVQLVQKAGVDGRLFGSVTNHDIAQALVKLGFDVPKSAVRMPTGPLKTVGDHNLDVALTTDVTVPITVSVLGEHV comes from the coding sequence ATGCAAGTCATCCTGCTCGAAAAAGTGGCCAACCTCGGCAATCTCGGGGATGTGGTCAAGGTCAAGGACGGTTACGGCCGCAACTACCTGATCCCTCAGCGCAAGGCGCGTACCGCCACGGCCCAGGCCATGCGCGAATTCGAACTCAAGCGTGCCGAACTCGAAAAGCTGGCTGCGGAAAAACTCGCAGCCGCCCAAGCCATGGCCCTGAAAATGGAAGGCCTGACCGTGCAACTCGTGCAAAAGGCCGGTGTTGATGGCCGCCTGTTCGGTTCGGTCACCAACCATGACATCGCTCAGGCATTGGTTAAACTCGGCTTCGACGTGCCCAAGTCCGCTGTGCGCATGCCCACAGGCCCGCTCAAGACTGTGGGCGACCACAACCTGGACGTGGCGCTGACCACCGACGTGACAGTGCCCATCACGGTGTCGGTGCTCGGTGAGCACGTCTGA
- the rpsR gene encoding 30S ribosomal protein S18 has translation MAYFKKTDRKNKPKRNQQSSLFKRKRFCRFTVAGVKQIDYKDLDTLREFLAENAKIIPARLTGTRAIFQRQLNTAIKRARFLALMPFSDQHKS, from the coding sequence ATGGCCTATTTCAAGAAAACCGACCGTAAGAACAAACCCAAGCGCAACCAGCAATCTTCCCTGTTCAAGCGCAAGCGCTTCTGCCGCTTCACCGTGGCTGGGGTCAAGCAGATTGACTACAAGGATCTGGACACCCTGCGTGAATTCCTGGCCGAAAATGCCAAGATCATTCCCGCCCGCCTGACCGGAACGCGCGCAATCTTCCAGCGTCAGCTCAACACGGCCATCAAACGTGCCCGCTTTCTGGCCCTCATGCCGTTCTCCGACCAGCACAAGAGCTGA
- the rpsF gene encoding 30S ribosomal protein S6 has product MRHYEIILIIHPDQSEQVPAMVERYKSVVTSKGGVVHRFEDWGRRQMAYQIQKLAKAHYLCLNIEANQDVLQELEHGFKFSDAVLRHLIVKMDKAETEPSVMMRSVEREEARKAQPEQVA; this is encoded by the coding sequence ATGCGTCATTATGAAATCATTCTCATCATTCACCCCGACCAGAGCGAGCAGGTTCCCGCGATGGTCGAACGGTACAAGAGCGTCGTCACCAGCAAGGGTGGCGTGGTGCACCGCTTCGAAGACTGGGGTCGCCGCCAGATGGCTTACCAGATTCAGAAACTGGCCAAGGCGCACTACCTGTGTCTCAACATCGAGGCCAACCAAGATGTGCTGCAGGAGTTGGAGCATGGCTTCAAGTTCAGCGATGCCGTCTTGCGTCACCTGATCGTCAAGATGGACAAGGCCGAGACTGAGCCCTCCGTGATGATGCGATCGGTGGAGCGCGAAGAGGCCCGCAAGGCACAGCCGGAGCAGGTGGCCTGA
- the ppsA gene encoding phosphoenolpyruvate synthase — translation MSNQNQTPKHATAWVVPFEQLRMHDVEVVGGKNASLGEMISQLTASGVRVPGGFATTAHAFRQFLQQGGLDARIAQALNALNVDDVRALATTGAAIRQWMLETPLPPELEAAIREHFAQLSAAQPDASFAVRSSATAEDLPEASFAGQQETFLNVTGIVSVLDKVRHVFASMFNDRAISYRVHQGFDHHQVALSAGIQRMVRSDLGAAGVMFTMDTESGFNDVVFITSSYGLGETVVQGAVNPDEFYVFKPTLRAGKAAVIRRNLGSKLLRMEFAPPGSAHLVQTVDTPVELRNRYSLSDAEATELAQFALTIEQHYGRPMDIEWGKDGKDGKIYILQARPETVKSRAHGRVEQRYTLMQKSAALVSGRAIGQKIGAGPVRLVQSVSEMDQVQAGDILVTDMTDPNWEPVMKKAAAIVTNRGGRTCHAAIIARELGIPAVVGCGNATELLKDGMLVTVSCAEGDTGIVYEGLLETSVTEVKRGEMPDIPVKIMMNVGNPQLAFDFSQIPNAGVGLARLEFIINNNIAIHPRAVLEYPNVDPDLKKAVESVARGHASPRAFYIDKLTEGIATIGAAFYPKPVIVRLSDFKSNEYKKLIGGSRYEPDEENPMLGFRGASRYVSRDFAQSFEMECVALKRVREDMGLTNVEIMVPFVRTLAEARGVVELLGRNGLKRGENGLRLIMMCEVPSNAVLASDFLEFFDGFSIGSNDLTQLTLGLDRDSGLVAEAFDERDPAVLALIKQAISTCRAKGKYVGICGQGPSDHPDLARWLMEQGIGSISLNPDTVVATWQALAIHAT, via the coding sequence ATGTCAAATCAAAACCAAACGCCGAAACACGCCACGGCCTGGGTGGTACCGTTCGAGCAGCTGAGAATGCATGATGTCGAGGTGGTTGGCGGCAAGAACGCCTCCCTCGGCGAGATGATCAGTCAACTCACCGCCAGCGGGGTGCGCGTTCCCGGAGGCTTCGCGACGACCGCCCACGCGTTTCGCCAGTTCTTGCAGCAGGGCGGGCTCGATGCGCGCATCGCGCAGGCGCTGAATGCGCTGAACGTCGATGACGTGCGCGCTTTGGCAACAACGGGTGCGGCGATCCGGCAGTGGATGCTTGAGACACCGCTGCCACCCGAACTGGAGGCAGCCATTCGTGAGCACTTCGCCCAACTTTCGGCCGCGCAGCCCGATGCAAGTTTTGCGGTGCGCTCTTCGGCCACCGCCGAGGACCTTCCGGAAGCATCCTTTGCCGGGCAACAGGAGACGTTCCTGAACGTGACGGGCATCGTGTCGGTGCTCGACAAGGTGCGCCATGTGTTCGCCTCCATGTTCAACGATCGCGCCATCTCGTACCGGGTGCACCAGGGTTTTGATCATCATCAGGTGGCCCTCTCGGCCGGCATCCAGCGCATGGTGCGCAGTGATCTGGGCGCTGCGGGCGTGATGTTCACGATGGATACGGAGTCAGGCTTTAACGACGTGGTGTTCATCACATCGTCGTATGGCCTGGGTGAAACCGTGGTGCAAGGCGCCGTCAACCCGGACGAGTTCTACGTCTTCAAGCCCACATTGCGTGCGGGCAAGGCCGCCGTGATCCGTCGCAACCTCGGCTCCAAGCTGCTGCGCATGGAGTTCGCTCCACCGGGGTCAGCCCATCTCGTGCAGACCGTCGACACACCGGTCGAACTGCGCAACCGCTACAGCTTGAGCGATGCCGAGGCCACGGAGCTGGCGCAATTCGCGCTGACGATCGAACAGCACTATGGCCGCCCCATGGACATCGAATGGGGCAAGGATGGCAAGGACGGAAAAATCTACATCCTGCAAGCCAGACCCGAGACCGTGAAGTCGCGCGCCCACGGGCGTGTCGAGCAACGCTACACGCTGATGCAAAAGAGCGCCGCGCTCGTGAGCGGGCGCGCCATCGGCCAGAAGATCGGAGCCGGCCCGGTGCGCCTGGTGCAATCCGTGTCGGAGATGGACCAAGTGCAAGCCGGCGACATCCTGGTCACCGACATGACCGACCCGAACTGGGAGCCGGTGATGAAAAAGGCTGCCGCGATCGTCACCAACCGGGGAGGGCGCACCTGCCACGCCGCCATCATCGCGCGCGAACTCGGCATCCCCGCTGTCGTGGGTTGTGGAAACGCCACGGAATTGCTCAAGGACGGCATGCTGGTCACCGTCTCGTGTGCCGAGGGCGACACCGGGATCGTCTACGAGGGCCTGCTGGAGACCTCGGTCACCGAGGTCAAGCGGGGCGAGATGCCGGACATCCCGGTCAAGATCATGATGAACGTCGGGAATCCGCAGCTGGCGTTTGATTTTTCACAGATTCCGAACGCCGGAGTGGGCTTGGCCCGTCTGGAATTCATCATCAACAACAACATCGCCATCCATCCCCGCGCGGTGCTCGAGTATCCGAACGTGGACCCGGATTTGAAGAAGGCGGTGGAAAGCGTTGCGCGGGGCCATGCAAGTCCGCGCGCCTTCTATATCGACAAGCTCACTGAAGGGATCGCCACGATTGGCGCGGCGTTCTATCCCAAACCGGTGATCGTGCGCCTGTCAGACTTCAAGTCCAACGAGTACAAGAAGCTCATCGGCGGCTCACGGTATGAGCCCGACGAGGAAAACCCCATGCTGGGCTTCCGCGGTGCCTCGCGCTACGTCTCGCGGGACTTTGCCCAGAGTTTCGAGATGGAATGCGTGGCGCTCAAGCGCGTGCGCGAGGACATGGGCCTGACCAACGTGGAAATCATGGTGCCTTTCGTGCGAACCCTCGCCGAGGCTCGCGGGGTGGTCGAGCTACTCGGGCGCAACGGGCTCAAGCGCGGCGAAAACGGCCTTCGCCTCATCATGATGTGCGAAGTCCCGTCCAACGCGGTGCTGGCATCCGATTTTCTGGAGTTTTTCGACGGATTCTCCATCGGCTCCAACGACCTGACCCAGCTCACCCTTGGCCTGGACCGCGATTCGGGATTGGTCGCCGAAGCCTTCGACGAGCGCGATCCCGCGGTGCTGGCCCTGATCAAGCAGGCAATCAGCACCTGTCGTGCCAAGGGCAAGTATGTGGGAATCTGCGGCCAGGGGCCTTCGGATCACCCCGATCTGGCGCGTTGGCTGATGGAGCAGGGCATCGGATCCATTTCGCTCAATCCGGACACGGTGGTGGCGACGTGGCAGGCTCTGGCCATCCATGCAACGTAG
- a CDS encoding pyruvate, water dikinase regulatory protein → MPNRSVFFVSDGTGITAETFGNSILAQFDAQHHRIRLPFVDTVQKALQAVERIDQAARNEGRPPIVFITLVNPDVLQVIRGCNGLVMDMFTTFVEPLEIAFGIKSNHRIGQFSDATKSARYNSRMDAINFALMHDDGQSSRNLALADVILVGVSRSGKTPTSLYLAMQHGVRAANYPLIPEDFARMCLPSALAAHRSKLFGLSIAPERLSEIRRERKRGSVYASLANCIEEVTEAERLMRREGIRWLSSTHKSIEEIATTILQLIRPDRLEY, encoded by the coding sequence ATGCCTAACCGATCCGTGTTTTTTGTCTCCGATGGAACCGGCATCACTGCCGAAACGTTTGGCAATTCCATCCTCGCCCAGTTTGACGCCCAGCACCATCGCATCCGCCTGCCTTTCGTTGACACGGTCCAGAAGGCGCTCCAGGCCGTGGAACGTATCGACCAGGCCGCGCGCAACGAGGGGCGCCCGCCGATTGTGTTCATCACGCTCGTGAATCCCGATGTGTTGCAAGTCATCCGTGGTTGCAACGGTCTGGTGATGGACATGTTCACGACATTCGTGGAGCCGCTGGAAATTGCCTTCGGGATCAAATCGAACCATCGCATTGGTCAATTTTCCGATGCAACCAAGAGCGCGCGCTACAACAGCCGCATGGATGCAATCAACTTTGCACTGATGCATGACGATGGCCAATCGTCGCGAAACCTGGCGCTGGCTGACGTCATCTTGGTCGGTGTGTCGCGCAGCGGCAAGACGCCCACGTCGCTCTACCTTGCGATGCAGCATGGCGTGCGCGCGGCAAACTATCCGCTAATTCCCGAGGATTTCGCACGCATGTGCCTGCCCTCGGCGCTTGCTGCCCATCGCAGCAAGTTGTTCGGTTTGAGCATTGCACCCGAGCGCCTGAGTGAAATCCGCCGCGAGCGCAAGCGCGGCAGCGTGTATGCATCGCTGGCCAATTGCATCGAAGAGGTGACCGAGGCAGAACGGCTCATGCGACGCGAGGGCATCCGCTGGCTGTCGTCCACCCACAAATCCATTGAGGAAATCGCCACTACCATTCTCCAACTCATCCGCCCGGATCGGCTGGAGTACTGA